Genomic DNA from Manihot esculenta cultivar AM560-2 chromosome 15, M.esculenta_v8, whole genome shotgun sequence:
CAACTCCTTCCTCTTCCCCAATCCATCAACACAGAGCACTAACACACTCATCTCTTTCAGCCTCTCTCTTCCCCATCTCAACCAAATCTCAAAATATGAACGCTACAAGGAAAGCTTGGATCGTGGCTGCCACCATTGGCGCAGTTGAAGCACTCAAAGATCAAGGCATTTGCAGGTGGAATTACACTATTAGATCTATACAACAATACGCCAACAACAATATAAGATCCTTCAAGATGCTTCCTTCTTCTGGTTCTGGATCGTCTTCTGGATCTGCGTCTGTTTCTGCTTCTGGGTCTTCCTCAATGCTGCTACCAGCAGCTGTGTCTAATGAGAGTATGATTAAGTTGAAGAAACAAGAGGCTTCTGTGGAGAAAGTAATGGCTTTGAGCTGCTGGGGTCCCAGTACTACTAGATTTTAGTGGCCATATATattcaaattgaatttttatggtTTATGTTAATATAACTTTTCTTTTGCCTTGCAATGATTATCAATTTTGATCCATCATTATAAGGAAAGAAATCATTGTGGGATTCCTATATCTTAATGAAAGAAGTAGAGTTCATTTCTTGATTTCAGTTTAGCTTTTTTATTCTCTGTACCCACATACAATTTGAGATACCAGAGTGAGTTAGAGATCGGCGGAATTCTGCATCGCGATTTTGGCTTATGGCGATAAATTTGAGCTGGAAGGAGAGGGCCTGATTTCTATTAGTATACTCGTTGGATTTCGGTTGGAAtgtggttttttttttatattttattcagaGGAGTTCTaagtttgattttgatttggtcttaatttaatttatgttgataaaaaaaaatctattgagAGGATTTAACAGGTGAAATAATTGTTTGATTTATTTTCCAAAAAAATTGggttttttttagaaaaaaaggaATTATTGTGAATTAGTGACTATTCTAGCTTATTGTATTAGGTTTGCAATTGCTCCTGAACAGCCAAGTTTAGACCTAGAACCCCTCAATTGTGAGCTGGGTTGTTTCGTGGGCCTTTTTATCTAATCCGGTTCGTGGGCTGTTGTCTTTTTTCTTGGCGTTGGGCCTTTTAATCTCACCCATTTCATCAATAAACTTGTTTTTTAATCAGTAACGCTTGTTGCTTTTCggccaaaataaataatttttttaattattagacATCCAAGAGTATTTCACTTGGTAAATTTTCCTGTCATCAGCGATCAGCAGTTTAGCATTACACGACCAAAATTTTTCAAATGGTCCAAAACTGAACTTTGAACTATTACTGAATAGTCAAGCCAACACATAACGCTTCATTAGATTTGATTTTGACTGCAAGCTTTTGTGGGCGTCAACTGGATTATTTCCTTATTGTTTTATAGGTTAAATTAATACATTGACTGGGTTTTCAAACCCACCTAATCACTCAGTTTTTTTCTTTGCCCCTCTTTTTTCCTCGATAAAAAAGTCTTTTCTCATGTTTATACAATTTAGTGACCAAAGACAACCTacgagtttttatatttttaattctttattagaaaaatattttacttaaaataaaaattttattaaaattgttttgagaaaaaaaattaattagttaatgtCAGTCTGAAAATATATATCTTTAATATAGAGTAAAGAAAATCAACAAATTGAGAAAaact
This window encodes:
- the LOC110602445 gene encoding uncharacterized protein LOC110602445 codes for the protein MVFSLPFQLYRDPPTPSSSPIHQHRALTHSSLSASLFPISTKSQNMNATRKAWIVAATIGAVEALKDQGICRWNYTIRSIQQYANNNIRSFKMLPSSGSGSSSGSASVSASGSSSMLLPAAVSNESMIKLKKQEASVEKVMALSCWGPSTTRF